GACAGCCAAGCCCCACATGATCATGCCGCCAGTTTTACCCCCCGCGTTGAGGAAGATTTGGGCTGCAGGGATGCCGGTGGGTGTGTTGAGGATGGCATCGAAGTCCGTGAGACAGAAACATAGGGATATAGTTAGGACCCAGCCTAGGGCACCTGAGACTACGACAGCAGATTGAATGGCGATGGGACCTAGGGTTGCAGCATCGTGCGTTTCCTCGGACATACTGGAGTTGCTCGTTAGTTGCTTGTTAAAGAATAACTGGTGCTGGATACTAACTGTGTGGTTCCATCGTAGTCGGTCATTGTCCAGGCCACGGATATGAATCCGAGGAGAAAGGAGAAGAGCTTGGAGCCCCATCCTGAGCCGTCGGTGACATGGGTGAATACCCAACTAGCGGGTTGTTTCTCGGGGGTGTTATATAGGAGTACAAGGCAGATGATAACCGTCGCAGTGACTAAGAGTGTAAGAGATATTAATCGACCGAACTATACCTGGAGAACATACTATTGATCGGTGCAAACCAGATAAAGATGCGGTGCAACCACTTTGTCGTCATCGAGCTGATCACACCAAGAAATATCAAGAGTGCGATAGACAGGCGCACAGTATCCCAAGCGGTTCTTCAAAGAGTCAATAATTGCAAACCAGATATCCTTGTGACCAACATACGGTGTATATGAGTAGCCGCCATCGACAAGCTTGGAGTTCATACTAGCAGCAGCGAGTAGCATTTGGCTTACCGTGTAGGCTACACTGGAGACACCAGCAGTTTGACCCAGAAGATTGCACCAGCCCTGGATCCAAGAGAATATCGGAACCTGGTCCTCAGGCACAACGTATTTGGTGACAAAGTACATCCCCCCTGCCGTGGGATAGGCGGAGACCAGCTCCGCAACTGAGCTACCAATGCAGAACGCCATGACAGAGCCCAGGAACCAGCACCAGACTGCAGTCGCAGGACCCCCGGCGGCCAGCGGGGCCCCAAATGTCGCTGGAACAGAGCCCAAGACTCCCAGAATAGAAATAGCATAGGAGACAGTTGACCATTTTGAGAATTCTCGCTTGAGTTCCTGTGATAAAATTATTAGCCGCAGAACCGCACCGGTTGGGAGAGCTTTTCGCACCTGTTTGTAACCAATACGAGCTAAGAGGcgctcatcgtcgtcatggACGGCAGACATTCCTCGGCTCTGTTATTTATACTCACTCGGCAGCTGAAAGCTTATCTATGGCGTTGATATAGGGCAGCGAGAAGCCGGGCAATTGGTGGGAGTCAACAAAACCACAACAGTTTACCCAGAAACCAGCACCGCCGGAGAGTAGTGAAGCACAAGTGAAGAGCATGATGAAAAGAACCAAGGCCAGAATGGGTGCCGGAGCACGCCAGTCGGACTCGCTGGACACCGACAGAGAGGGACAGCCGGAGATAAGTAATTCCGAAGATTTGTTTGGGATGCGTGAAAGGTGGTCATTTCACCCGTCCACCATCTTCGCTCTCCTGCCGCCAGCTTCCCCGCGGATGCTCCTCTCTGTCGCTGATTCCTGCCGTTGACTTCTCTCTTTAGTAATGGCCCGGATCTGAGATTTCGGTTAACCCCAGCCCTTAGTTTTCGTCCTCCGGCCTCCCCACCACGTTATGGACCAGAACTACTATCAATCCCCCGCCCAGGGAGTCGCTCCTGGCGAAGACCCCTCCAATCCCAATAGATTTCCACCTCAGCATCCCTATCCAGGGCAGCACCCTGCCGGTTTCCCTCCCGgtccctcccctcctcagCCCGGTGCCTATTATGGAGCTGGTGCACCCTCCAACCAACAATGGCCGTCGGCCGCCGCATACGGCTCCCCGCCTCCCCCAGGGCCACAACAGCCTCTACAACCCCCAACCCAATTCGCATACAATACTGGTACTCAACCCGGCTTGGCAGTGCCGGCCGCAGTGCCCACTGATCCATCAATGGCCGGGCTGAATTCTCAGATGAGCGGGTTGGGTATAATGGGAGAAGGGGTGCCTCGGAGTTCGAAAAAGAAACACCGTCACGCACATCACGACATTGGGGCAGcggcgccagcgccagcccagCAATTcgcagctgctccagcgGACGCCCTGCAGCAATCCTCGTCCCAATTCTTGAATACTGGGTTAAACCAAGGCCCTCCCTCCGCGTCCCCAGCCTTGGGTTCTTCGGGGCTTGTTCCTCAACCAACAACACTCGGTCCTGCACCAGAGCCCGGCCATGGAACAGTCCCTACCCAAGGGGGAATTGACCCGGAGCAGATCCCTAGCATACCACGCTCGCGCGATATTCCGGCACAGTACTACTTTAGCCATGTCTATCCCACAGTGGAACGGCATTTACCTCCCCCAGCGGCCGTTCCGTTTATTGCCCATGACCAAGGCAACTCGTCGCCGAAATATGCCCGTCTGACGTTAAATAAtatcccctcctcctccgacttcCTTTCCTCTACTGGACTCCCGCTGGGAATGGTTCTGCAGCCGTTCGCGCGCCTCGACGAAGGGGAGCAACCCATTCCTGTGCTCGATTTCGGAGACGTGGGACCTCCTCGGTGTCGCCGCTGCCGGACCTATATCAACCCTTTCATGTCGTTTAGAGCTGGTGGGAATAAATTCGTTTGCAACATGTGCACGTTCCCTAATGACGTCCCGCCCGAGTATTTCGCGCCGATCGATGTTACAGGGTCGCGCGTCGACCGCATGCAGCGCCCAGAGCTTATGATGGGGACTGTCGAGTTCCTCGTGCCGAAGGATTACTGGAACAAAGAGCCTGTTGGTCTCCAGACGTTATTCCTGATCGATGTCAGCCAAGAGTCGATCAACAGAGGATTTTTGAAAGGAGTGTGTAAGGGTATCATGAAAGCCCTCTACGAAGACGAGCCATCAGAAAATGTGGATGAAGCTGAGCCAGCCCGGAAACTACCCGAGGGATCGAAGATCGGAATTGTTACTTATGACCGCGAAGTGCAATTCTACAATCTCAGCGTATGCCCATTGTCTCTCGGCGAGTATGCAGGAAATCGCACTGACATCGTTTATAGGCGGGACTTCAGCAAGCCcagatgatggtgatgacggATCTACAAGAACCGTTTGTTCCTCTCAGCGAGGGATTGTTCGTGGATCCATATGAATCAAAGTAAGTTCTACACCTTCGAACTATTTTCGGCCTGGTTTGCTTACAGTTGCATAGGGATGTTATTACCTCACTTCTAAAACAGATCCCGACTATCTTCTCCCGCGTAAAGTCCCCAGAGTGTGCTCTCCTTCCAGCTCTCAATGCAGCACTCTTCGCATTACAGGCTACTGGTGGTAAAGTTATTGGTGCAATATCGTCGCTGCCTACTTGGGGCCCAGGGGCTCTGTCGCTTCGGGATGATCCTAAGGCTCATGGAACCGATGCGGAAAGGAAACTTTTCACGACGGAAAATACCTCCTGGCGAGAAGTCGCAGGTAAAATGGCCGAGGCCGGTATTGGTTGCGACATGTTCGTAGCAGCCCCTAGCGGGACATATATGGATGTTGCTACTATCGGTATGTTATTTTCGAAATTGTTAGCCGATACCTTATCGGTGCTAACGTTTATTAGGCCACGTTCCTGAAGTTACTGGAGGTGAAACGTTCTTTTACCCCAATTTCCACGCTCCAAGGGACATTCGAAAACTCTCGGAGGAATTGGCACATGCGGCAACGAGAGAGACAGGCTATCAAGCGCTGATGAAGGTCCGTTGCTCCAACGGATTGCAAGTGTCTGGCTACCACGGAAACTTCGTGCAACATACTTTCGGCGCTGATCTTGAAATCGGTGCAATTGATGCGGACAAAGCTATTGCTGTCCTCTTCAGCTATGATGGCAAGCTTGATACTAAGCTGGATGCGCATTTCCAAGCCGCCCTATTATACACATCGGCGAATGGGCAACGTCGGGTACGCTGTATCAACATAGTGGCAGCGGTTAACGAGGGCGGCTTGGAGACGATGCAGTTCGTTGACCAGGACGCAGTTGTGAGCATAATCGCTAAAGAGGGTATGCCCATCCTCCCACCAACCCCTCACCCCCTTTAGTGAAGCTGTATACTGACGTTGAATAGCGGCCGCGAAAACCTTGGACAAGAACCTCAAAGACCTTCGAGCGAACATCACGGAGAAAACCGTTGATATCTTCAGCGGCTATCGTAAAATCTTTTCTGGGTCGCATCCTCCTGGTCAACTTGTATTGCCGGAGAACCTCAAGGAATTTTCCATGTACATTTTAGCCTTGATCAAGTCGCGGGCCTTCAAAGGTAAAGTTTATTTCTCGAATGAAAAGACTTTCAAACTGACACTGTTTGTCCAGGTGGTCAAGAATCATCAGACAGACGAATTCACGATATGCGGATGCTACGATCGATTGGCTGCTCTGAATTGTCACTATACTTGTACCCTCGAATCATTCCTATCCATAATATGCAGCCAGAGGATGGATTTCCGAATGAGCAGGGCTACCTACAAGTCCCACCCGCCCTTCGGGCTAGTTTCTCAAAGATCGAAGAGGGTGGAGTGTACCTGGTCGATGATGGACAGCAATGTATCTTATGGCTTCACTCGCAGGTATCTCCTAACCTCCTAGAAGATCTCTTTGGCCCCGGGAATGCATCATTACATGAGCTCAACCCGCAAACATCATCAATTCCGGTGCTTGAAACACATCTCAACGCACAGGTCCGCAACTTGCTACAGTACTTCTCAGGCATCCGAGGGTCCAAGGCGGTAACAATCCAACTTGCCCGCCAGGGGCTAGACGGCGCCGAGTACGAATTTGCGCGGTTATTAGTAGAAGACCGTAACAGCGAGGCGCAGAGCTACGTTGACTGGCTAGTGCACGTTCACCGGCAAATCAACATGGAGCTTGCTGGACGTCGGAAACGTGAGGAAACGAGTACGGAGGGATCACTGGCGGGACTAACTGGGTTACGAGCACCCTATTGGTAAAGAGCTATTCCAAATCTAATTCTCTTGTTTTCGTTACATTGCCATGCATTTGTATTTCTTGGGACTCTTTGATTATCAATATACCACGGATGTTTGAGTTCACAACCATTATGCTTCATTGACTGCATTTTGTCAGCCAGGGCGCCAAGTTCGTCTAGAACAACGGTCTAGAACACCTGGGCAACGGAGTCCAGCAGCCAGAATAGAGTACGTGCTAACAGCAGGCGATCGTCGACGGCGTCTTGGGGCCAGGCATATTGGCGGGCGCTACTCCGCCGGATCTGGAAGGAACCACAGCTCTACAAAGCCTTGCAATCGGGGCGTTGTCGCATGGCCCACCGTGAAACAATTGGTTGACAAGGAGATGGCCAGTCTTTGCAGCGCATAGCAGTGGTTGAACAGGGGACCCGTTGCCTTACCCAAGAACCGAACCGGCGCGCCTCTGGAACATCTCCGACAAAGAACCAGGGTCCAGGTCTCATGGCTTTCCCCATAAATTAGCCGGGCGGTGGCTTTCGGCAAGTTCCAATTCTttgggcttctttttctcttcgaGCGAACCATGGTAGTATACAAACTTTGCCTTTGTGTGAGCCAAGACTCACCATGGCGGGATTGCTACGTCCACTGAGAAAGGACTGGTTATATTTCCACGACCATTCAGGTACGGCTGTGTTCTTCCACGACCGACCCCATAATACCACGGCCGATTTAGCGTCTGCCAACCGGAGGCAGTTCGGGGACAAAATGCCATGCATCGATGAACTGTTGGAACGGTGGGGCTTGACTATGCCAATCACTGCAACGTCCTTAGCAAGCTCTTATAGGTCTTGTCCTCCGAATATGCACTGTGGCGTCAAGTTGTCAGGTACCACTCAGGCCCCGCCAGGGGTTTTGCGCAAAATCCACGTTCTACCTTGTTCATGGTCTGGATCGTTGTGgagttcttttctttttttctttgcagGACTCCATTTTGCCTTCGAAATGCCTCGCATCGCAGGTGGGAAAGGCGGATGTTCACCCGATGTCCACCCGGTGTCAAAGCAGGGGATCTCAGGTATAAGAACCCCCAGAGGTCCGGCCCATCGATCTCTTCTGCATCAACAACGTTCTCTTATCAAAGTACAGTCTTTCAGTCATTCTTTGACTagtctctctctcttccgtCTTTAGGACACTTTCATTCTCTTGAGTACATACTCAACCACATTATACAATCTCTCATTCAAAGACTTCGTTTTTGTCGACCTCTTCAGTCAAAATGATGTTCACCAAGGCTCTCGTTGCTGCTACCCTTGCTACCCTCGCGGCGGCTCTCCCTCAGCCCTCCGTTGTCCGACGtgatggcggcggcggtgtcaccatcgtcaacaacatGGATTCCGACGTCTACGCGTGGTCTGTTGCCAATAGTGTTAGCAGCATGCATACCCTCTCTGCGGGCGGCGGATCCTACACCGAATCCTGGCAATCCAACTCCAACGGCGGTGGTGTCTCCATCAAGCTTTCTACCAGCCAAGACCAGACTGATGTGCTTCAGTTTGAGTACACCCAGGGTGGTGAGACCATTTTCTGGGACATGTCCTGCATCGACATGGACCGTGACGCTTCCACCTTCACCAAGAATGGCTTCGACGTTTCTCCCAGCCAGACCAGTGACAACTGCCCCGCTGTCAACTGCCATGCTGGCGACGCTACTTGTGCCGAGGCCTACCTCCAGCCCAAGGACGACCATGCCACCCACGGCTGCCCCATTGACACCAGCTTCGTCCTCACCCTCGGGGCATAAGCATAACCACTATATCCtactcttttttttctcttcttccactcctttTATGAaacattttttttttttaacaaCGACCACACTCATTTTTACGATGATTCACTTCATGATATCCACACGGTTACGTTTTACGCTCGGGGATTAACGATGGGTTATGGGATTGGTATATGGGGTACAGGTGCTTTTATCAGGAAGGATATTTGGAAAAGCCTTGCTTGAGGCAGACTTGGTGTTATTGATTATTTTACCTTCATGTTCATAGACCGATTGCTATTCGGCTAGTTGAGTATCTTCGTTATGGAAACTATAGATGTATCGAAGACTTGACGCTTTTGACATGCGAACACGATTCAGTGATAGATTATGATtcttatagattatagaCTTTGAAATCATTAcgatcttcaacttcttttCTGAGCTTGCCATTTCCCCCTGCCATCCAACCCTCCCACGTGCGTTTCCCGACTTCAGTATTTGAAATTCCCCATTAGATTCCTTACCCTTCCACCTATTCCTCAATGAACCACAATCATCCTCTCCAAATGCGGCCTACCCCTTACTTCCAAGCTCGACTCCCTGCCAAACTCACGCATACTCCAATTTCACGAAGGTCTAGACTCCCAATACCAATTGTAAAGTACCGAATTctagaagaaagagaagtcaaagaaaggaaaagatccccccctcctcttcccataGTGTCCCGAACAAACCCATCCAAGTCCCAAAAACCCCACGCGCATCCATCCAACGTGGCACTGGTACGTAGCCGGGACGAAGGCAACGTGGACGCCGCAACCTAAAAAAATTCATGGAAACCCAAATGCGGAAATGCGGTAGTTTCTCGGGGGTCTTCCAAGTTTTACAAGTTTTTTACCCTCCAACAAACCAAGTCAGCCGCTGAGGTCAGATTCAGCAGCTAGAAAGCCGCTTCGGTGACTCAGTCTCAATGCGTACCAGGTAGCAGTGACGTCGGCGCAAAAATTCGAAGGCC
The nucleotide sequence above comes from Aspergillus puulaauensis MK2 DNA, chromosome 3, nearly complete sequence. Encoded proteins:
- a CDS encoding putative extracellular thaumatin domain protein (COG:S;~EggNog:ENOG410QEFP;~SECRETED:SignalP(1-18)): MMFTKALVAATLATLAAALPQPSVVRRDGGGGVTIVNNMDSDVYAWSVANSVSSMHTLSAGGGSYTESWQSNSNGGGVSIKLSTSQDQTDVLQFEYTQGGETIFWDMSCIDMDRDASTFTKNGFDVSPSQTSDNCPAVNCHAGDATCAEAYLQPKDDHATHGCPIDTSFVLTLGA
- a CDS encoding amino acid permease (COG:E;~EggNog:ENOG410PFIU;~InterPro:IPR002293,IPR004840;~PFAM:PF13520,PF00324;~TransMembrane:11 (i31-53o59-82i159-177o183-204i225-244o264-289i318-338o371-388i395-417o437-455i467-486o);~go_component: GO:0016020 - membrane [Evidence IEA];~go_component: GO:0016021 - integral component of membrane [Evidence IEA];~go_function: GO:0022857 - transmembrane transporter activity [Evidence IEA];~go_process: GO:0006865 - amino acid transport [Evidence IEA];~go_process: GO:0055085 - transmembrane transport [Evidence IEA]) translates to MSAVHDDDERLLARIGYKQELKREFSKWSTVSYAISILGVLGSVPATFGAPLAAGGPATAVWCWFLGSVMAFCIGSSVAELVSAYPTAGGMYFVTKYVVPEDQVPIFSWIQGWCNLLGQTAGVSSVAYTVSQMLLAAASMNSKLVDGGYSYTPTAWDTVRLSIALLIFLGVISSMTTKWLHRIFIWFAPINITATVIICLVLLYNTPEKQPASWVFTHVTDGSGWGSKLFSFLLGFISVAWTMTDYDGTTHMSEETHDAATLGPIAIQSAVVVSGALGWVLTISLCFCLTDFDAILNTPTGIPAAQIFLNAGGKTGGMIMWGLAVLVQLFTGCSAMLADTRMAYAFARDEALPFSSTLSKINPLTQTPVNAVWFVVLFSIALNCIAIGSTQTATAIFSITAPALDLSYVSVILAHQIYKHQVGFVEGPFTLGRWRSYVNWVSILWVLFISTVLFFPPRVPITLENMNYAICVGIFIAVFALVWWWVDARGKYTGPRTSEYMQEIPTEDYPEDYGTIE
- the SFB3 gene encoding Sec23/Sec24 family protein (COG:U;~EggNog:ENOG410PHK7;~InterPro:IPR007123,IPR036180,IPR012990,IPR036465, IPR006895,IPR006896,IPR036175,IPR036174,IPR006900, IPR029006;~PFAM:PF04810,PF08033,PF04815,PF00626,PF04811;~go_component: GO:0030127 - COPII vesicle coat [Evidence IEA];~go_function: GO:0008270 - zinc ion binding [Evidence IEA];~go_process: GO:0006886 - intracellular protein transport [Evidence IEA];~go_process: GO:0006888 - endoplasmic reticulum to Golgi vesicle-mediated transport [Evidence IEA]), with amino-acid sequence MDQNYYQSPAQGVAPGEDPSNPNRFPPQHPYPGQHPAGFPPGPSPPQPGAYYGAGAPSNQQWPSAAAYGSPPPPGPQQPLQPPTQFAYNTGTQPGLAVPAAVPTDPSMAGLNSQMSGLGIMGEGVPRSSKKKHRHAHHDIGAAAPAPAQQFAAAPADALQQSSSQFLNTGLNQGPPSASPALGSSGLVPQPTTLGPAPEPGHGTVPTQGGIDPEQIPSIPRSRDIPAQYYFSHVYPTVERHLPPPAAVPFIAHDQGNSSPKYARLTLNNIPSSSDFLSSTGLPLGMVLQPFARLDEGEQPIPVLDFGDVGPPRCRRCRTYINPFMSFRAGGNKFVCNMCTFPNDVPPEYFAPIDVTGSRVDRMQRPELMMGTVEFLVPKDYWNKEPVGLQTLFLIDVSQESINRGFLKGVCKGIMKALYEDEPSENVDEAEPARKLPEGSKIGIVTYDREVQFYNLSAGLQQAQMMVMTDLQEPFVPLSEGLFVDPYESKDVITSLLKQIPTIFSRVKSPECALLPALNAALFALQATGGKVIGAISSLPTWGPGALSLRDDPKAHGTDAERKLFTTENTSWREVAGKMAEAGIGCDMFVAAPSGTYMDVATIGHVPEVTGGETFFYPNFHAPRDIRKLSEELAHAATRETGYQALMKVRCSNGLQVSGYHGNFVQHTFGADLEIGAIDADKAIAVLFSYDGKLDTKLDAHFQAALLYTSANGQRRVRCINIVAAVNEGGLETMQFVDQDAVVSIIAKEAAAKTLDKNLKDLRANITEKTVDIFSGYRKIFSGSHPPGQLVLPENLKEFSMYILALIKSRAFKGGQESSDRRIHDMRMLRSIGCSELSLYLYPRIIPIHNMQPEDGFPNEQGYLQVPPALRASFSKIEEGGVYLVDDGQQCILWLHSQVSPNLLEDLFGPGNASLHELNPQTSSIPVLETHLNAQVRNLLQYFSGIRGSKAVTIQLARQGLDGAEYEFARLLVEDRNSEAQSYVDWLVHVHRQINMELAGRRKREETSTEGSLAGLTGLRAPYW